A DNA window from Rubripirellula tenax contains the following coding sequences:
- a CDS encoding M56 family metallopeptidase: MLGSFGIVGSMLAETGSGQSTVTHWLIGNTVIALSIALVAILFDRYARRPALSHVLWVLVLIKLISPPIAAIPIGLDASLLSPAIIASASAHSIADVSDQNQLGSISRSLGAAESPDDLTGQRSTMPLGVLLAIVWAVGCLVMMVWILNACRRVHRLIEHRGRFDVTATRMLATLSPGNESALPSVWLVDAVVSPMLVSPLFRRFGGEVRIVFPKGLWARLDDAARSSLLRHELEHWRRQDWVVRFIEVTTFTALWWHPLVWIAKLQIEDCEERCCDMAASTRSDQSPRIYAEAILRTLDFLCEPVEKHHCEVEPRPIASGVGHLPKLQHRLRQILKPTATGHIGRLGFAVIALLMATMPIYPVVVVKRPTGVNETPVAQSDDAETVLRVGSKVDPEPVRRPTESAGAK; encoded by the coding sequence ATGCTTGGATCATTCGGAATCGTCGGATCGATGTTGGCGGAAACGGGATCCGGCCAATCGACCGTGACCCATTGGTTGATCGGCAATACGGTCATCGCCCTCTCGATCGCGTTGGTCGCCATCTTGTTCGATCGTTACGCCCGGCGACCTGCGTTGTCACACGTGTTGTGGGTTTTGGTGTTGATCAAGTTGATCTCGCCTCCGATCGCCGCGATCCCGATCGGGCTTGATGCATCGTTGCTGTCGCCCGCGATCATCGCATCGGCGTCCGCTCATTCGATCGCCGACGTGTCGGATCAGAATCAGTTGGGAAGTATCAGCCGATCTTTGGGCGCTGCCGAATCGCCGGACGATCTCACGGGCCAGCGGTCGACCATGCCGTTGGGAGTGTTGCTGGCGATCGTTTGGGCCGTTGGCTGCTTGGTGATGATGGTCTGGATTTTGAACGCGTGTCGTCGCGTCCATCGCTTGATCGAACACCGAGGGCGGTTCGATGTCACCGCGACGCGAATGCTTGCGACTCTATCACCGGGTAATGAAAGTGCGTTGCCATCGGTTTGGTTGGTGGACGCGGTGGTTTCGCCGATGCTGGTTTCTCCTTTGTTTCGACGCTTCGGTGGCGAAGTTCGGATCGTTTTTCCGAAAGGTTTGTGGGCCCGCTTGGATGACGCGGCGCGGTCGTCCCTTTTGCGACATGAATTGGAACACTGGCGCCGGCAAGACTGGGTGGTTCGATTTATCGAAGTGACGACGTTCACGGCGCTCTGGTGGCACCCGCTGGTTTGGATCGCCAAGTTGCAAATCGAAGACTGCGAGGAACGTTGCTGTGACATGGCAGCATCGACTCGATCGGACCAGTCGCCTCGCATTTACGCCGAAGCCATCCTGCGGACGCTCGACTTTTTGTGCGAACCGGTCGAGAAACATCACTGTGAAGTCGAACCGCGACCGATCGCCAGCGGTGTAGGTCATTTGCCCAAGTTGCAACATCGATTGCGACAAATTTTGAAACCGACCGCGACCGGACACATCGGTCGACTCGGATTCGCCGTCATCGCGTTGTTGATGGCGACGATGCCGATCTATCCCGTGGTCGTGGTCAAACGCCCGACCGGAGTCAACGAAACACCCGTTGCCCAATCCGACGACGCCGAGACCGTGCTGCGAGTCGGATCGAAAGTCGATCCCGAACCGGTACGTCGACCCACGGAATCCGCCGGCGCGAAATAG
- the nhaD gene encoding sodium:proton antiporter NhaD has product MKTLILTFFVLGYLAIALEHKLKINKAASALLIGAICWALYVVNLDSLMVSGAIPDWFSIEAAESGVTDVPLHFAIEGQHLIQTGEIASILFFLMGAMTIVELVDSHESFALITDRIQTKSKRSLLCTIGTLTFFMSAVLDNLTTTIVMVSLLRKLIHDREDRLKFLGLVVIAANAGGAWTVIGDVTTTMLWIKHKLGTIEVMQELFLGSLVCFLVPLAGFAYTMPGLIETPPRMERHVPKDIRPWHQWLFLILGLTALLGVPAFKTFTHLPPYMGMILSLAVLWIVSELVGHTLEPQTRSTTGVLPALKRVDMSSILFFLGILLAVGSLGAMGVLHETAMWLDHVLPNREIVAIVIGLVSSIVDNVPLVAAGIEMYDMPMNDPFWMLLAYCAGTGGSCLIIGSAAGVAAMGIEHVDFIWYLKKIGPWAVFGYFCGAAVVVATLSLSA; this is encoded by the coding sequence ATGAAAACCCTGATTCTTACCTTCTTTGTCCTTGGTTATCTCGCGATCGCGCTGGAGCACAAATTAAAGATCAACAAAGCCGCCAGCGCGTTGTTGATTGGCGCGATTTGCTGGGCGCTGTACGTCGTCAATCTTGATTCGTTGATGGTCTCCGGAGCGATACCCGATTGGTTTTCGATCGAGGCGGCCGAATCGGGTGTTACGGATGTGCCACTGCACTTCGCGATCGAGGGTCAACACTTGATCCAAACGGGCGAGATCGCCAGCATCCTGTTCTTCTTAATGGGCGCGATGACGATCGTTGAACTGGTCGACTCGCATGAATCGTTTGCTTTGATTACCGATCGAATTCAAACCAAGAGCAAACGATCGCTGCTTTGCACGATCGGGACTCTGACGTTTTTCATGTCGGCGGTGCTGGACAACCTGACGACCACGATCGTAATGGTTTCGCTGCTGCGAAAACTGATTCACGATCGTGAAGACCGTTTAAAATTTCTCGGTCTGGTGGTGATCGCGGCCAACGCTGGCGGTGCGTGGACCGTGATCGGCGACGTGACCACCACGATGCTTTGGATCAAGCACAAGCTGGGTACGATCGAAGTGATGCAGGAACTGTTCTTGGGCAGTTTGGTTTGTTTTCTGGTGCCGCTTGCCGGTTTCGCCTATACGATGCCGGGTTTGATCGAGACGCCACCACGAATGGAACGTCACGTCCCCAAAGATATTCGGCCGTGGCACCAATGGCTGTTCTTGATTTTGGGGCTGACGGCGCTGTTGGGGGTGCCGGCATTCAAGACGTTCACGCACTTGCCGCCCTACATGGGAATGATATTGAGTTTGGCGGTGCTTTGGATCGTCTCGGAATTGGTGGGGCATACGCTGGAGCCCCAGACGCGTTCGACCACCGGTGTATTGCCGGCGCTGAAGCGAGTGGATATGTCCAGCATCCTGTTCTTTTTGGGCATTTTGTTGGCCGTCGGTTCGCTGGGTGCGATGGGCGTACTGCACGAGACCGCTATGTGGCTTGACCATGTTTTGCCCAATCGTGAAATCGTGGCGATCGTGATCGGGTTGGTTTCGTCGATCGTTGACAACGTCCCGTTGGTCGCAGCCGGCATCGAGATGTATGACATGCCGATGAACGATCCGTTTTGGATGCTGTTGGCCTATTGCGCCGGCACCGGCGGCAGTTGTTTGATCATCGGTTCGGCCGCCGGCGTTGCCGCGATGGGGATCGAGCATGTCGACTTCATTTGGTACTTGAAGAAGATTGGCCCCTGGGCAGTGTTTGGGTATTTTTGCGGCGCCGCGGTCGTCGTGGCCACGCTTTCGCTATCGGCCTAG
- the glpK gene encoding glycerol kinase GlpK yields MPSVIMSLDQGTTSSRAILFDRSGTIVGLSQREFTQHYPKNDQVEHDADEIWQTQLAVAREAIQTHDFTAEDVAAIGITNQRETTVIWDRSTGRPIAPAIVWQDRRTAALCDQLNRQGHGDWVQRKTGLLIDSYFCATKIQWLLDNVSGARQRADRGELAFGTIDSWLIWNLTAGRVHATDVTNASRTMLLDIDSGQWDDELLQLFNVPRSLLPEVLPSSHLYGETDASLFGAPIAIGGAAGDQQSALFGQNCTSPGMAKNTYGTGCFALLNVGTRPAPSTCKLLTTMACRINEQQTYALEGSIFIAGAMVQWLRDEIGIIDSADEIEALAASVPDSGGVCVVPALAGLGAPHWDPYARGTIIGLTRGTTKAHIARAALEGIAFQVADVLEAMQNDAGISIDQLRVDGGAAANNLLMQFQADILGIAVVRPKVIETTAMGAAYLAGLSSGFWSGHDEIADVWQTDRVFQPDMERGEAARRRARWSDAVTRSRGWESSE; encoded by the coding sequence ATGCCATCCGTCATCATGTCACTGGACCAAGGCACCACCAGTTCTCGCGCTATCCTGTTTGACCGCAGCGGAACGATCGTGGGGCTGTCGCAGCGCGAGTTCACTCAGCACTACCCGAAAAACGACCAAGTCGAACACGACGCCGACGAGATCTGGCAAACACAATTGGCGGTCGCGCGCGAAGCGATTCAAACACACGACTTCACGGCCGAAGACGTCGCTGCCATCGGCATCACCAACCAACGCGAAACGACGGTGATTTGGGACCGATCGACGGGGCGGCCCATCGCACCGGCCATCGTTTGGCAGGACCGCCGCACAGCCGCCCTCTGTGATCAACTCAACCGCCAAGGCCATGGCGACTGGGTTCAGCGTAAGACGGGATTGCTGATCGATTCGTATTTCTGCGCGACCAAGATCCAGTGGCTGCTCGACAACGTATCAGGCGCGCGACAGCGGGCCGATCGCGGCGAATTGGCGTTTGGCACGATCGACAGTTGGCTGATTTGGAACCTGACCGCCGGGCGAGTTCATGCCACCGATGTGACCAATGCATCGCGGACCATGTTGTTGGATATTGATAGCGGCCAATGGGACGACGAACTGTTGCAACTGTTCAACGTGCCTCGATCCCTGTTGCCCGAAGTCTTGCCGTCAAGCCACTTGTACGGCGAAACGGATGCGAGTCTGTTCGGCGCTCCGATTGCGATTGGTGGTGCGGCTGGTGACCAGCAATCGGCGCTCTTTGGTCAAAACTGTACCTCGCCGGGCATGGCGAAGAACACTTACGGTACGGGCTGTTTTGCGCTACTGAACGTCGGCACCCGTCCCGCTCCATCGACGTGCAAGTTGCTGACCACGATGGCGTGCCGGATCAACGAGCAGCAAACGTATGCACTGGAGGGTAGCATCTTCATCGCCGGCGCGATGGTCCAGTGGCTGCGTGACGAGATTGGCATCATCGATTCGGCCGATGAAATCGAAGCACTGGCGGCATCCGTTCCCGATAGTGGCGGCGTTTGTGTCGTACCAGCACTGGCGGGATTGGGCGCGCCGCATTGGGACCCGTACGCACGGGGCACGATCATCGGCCTGACGCGAGGAACCACAAAAGCACATATCGCTCGCGCAGCCTTGGAAGGCATCGCGTTCCAAGTCGCCGATGTACTGGAGGCGATGCAAAACGACGCCGGTATCTCGATCGATCAACTTCGAGTCGACGGAGGCGCGGCGGCAAACAACTTGCTGATGCAGTTCCAGGCCGACATTCTGGGCATCGCCGTGGTGCGTCCGAAAGTCATCGAAACCACGGCGATGGGGGCGGCCTACCTGGCGGGGCTGTCGAGCGGTTTTTGGAGCGGCCACGACGAGATCGCCGACGTCTGGCAAACCGATCGTGTCTTTCAACCCGACATGGAACGCGGCGAAGCGGCACGGCGCCGCGCGCGATGGTCCGACGCCGTCACCCGATCGCGTGGCTGGGAATCAAGCGAATGA
- a CDS encoding glycerol-3-phosphate dehydrogenase/oxidase yields MTKMNRNASIKRIHDRKEPWDMLVIGGGATGVGVAMDAASRGLDVVLVEQSDFGKGTSSRSTKLVHGGVRYLQQGNITLVRDALRERTLLRRNAPHLVHDMPFLIPCESLWQRFYYGLGLKIYDLLAWSDNFGKSASVSAEQAGRDLPTLRRERHRGGVIYHDGQFDDTRLLINMAATATQHGACLINYAAATDLIKDTDRKATGAVLIDRENESEYSVHAKCIINAAGPFCDSIRQMDETRCEPMLAASQGVHIVLPRSFFPGNVALIVPKTSDGRVLFIIPWHDHVVVGTTDTPIETATLEPSAQEHEIQFLIDTTASYLERSPTRDDVQSVFVGIRPLVKGDKSARTASLSRDHVIRVSDSGLVTITGGKWTTVRKMAEDCVDRVVKLADLNAKPCVTKTLKLHGCTDDAPTDTVRSFYGSDLAAIATLESERPEWATLLCEESSIRASDVIWAVRNEMARTVEDVLARRTRVLFLNSRAAVAIAPVVARWMADELGYDESWCQSQVTVFGQTARHFQLSSG; encoded by the coding sequence ATGACGAAGATGAACCGAAACGCATCGATCAAGCGAATCCACGATCGAAAGGAACCGTGGGACATGCTGGTGATTGGCGGCGGCGCTACCGGCGTGGGCGTCGCCATGGACGCCGCTTCACGCGGCCTCGACGTGGTGTTGGTCGAGCAGTCCGATTTTGGCAAAGGTACGTCCAGCCGCAGCACCAAACTGGTTCACGGTGGCGTTCGATATCTGCAACAAGGCAATATCACGTTGGTGCGTGACGCGCTGCGCGAACGAACACTGCTGCGCCGAAACGCACCCCACTTGGTGCATGATATGCCGTTCCTGATTCCGTGCGAAAGCCTTTGGCAACGATTCTATTACGGCCTCGGACTGAAGATCTATGACTTGTTGGCTTGGTCGGACAACTTCGGCAAGTCGGCCAGTGTGTCGGCCGAACAAGCCGGTCGCGACTTGCCGACCCTGCGCCGCGAACGTCATCGCGGCGGTGTGATCTATCACGACGGTCAATTTGACGATACACGACTGCTGATCAACATGGCGGCAACCGCGACCCAGCATGGTGCGTGCCTGATCAATTATGCCGCCGCCACGGACCTGATCAAAGACACCGATCGCAAGGCAACGGGCGCCGTATTGATCGATCGAGAAAACGAAAGCGAATATTCCGTCCATGCCAAGTGCATCATCAACGCTGCTGGACCGTTTTGCGATTCGATACGCCAGATGGATGAAACGCGTTGCGAACCGATGCTGGCGGCCAGCCAGGGTGTTCATATCGTGTTGCCACGATCGTTTTTTCCTGGCAATGTAGCGTTGATCGTTCCGAAAACATCCGACGGGCGAGTGCTGTTCATTATCCCGTGGCACGATCACGTCGTCGTCGGAACCACAGACACACCCATCGAAACAGCAACCTTGGAACCGTCGGCGCAAGAGCATGAAATTCAGTTTCTGATCGACACAACGGCAAGTTACTTGGAACGATCGCCGACTCGCGATGATGTCCAAAGCGTCTTCGTCGGAATTCGACCGCTCGTGAAGGGTGACAAGTCCGCGCGGACGGCTTCGTTATCACGCGATCACGTGATCCGCGTATCGGATTCCGGCTTGGTGACGATCACGGGCGGTAAGTGGACGACGGTGCGAAAGATGGCCGAAGACTGTGTCGATCGTGTGGTCAAGCTGGCCGATCTGAACGCGAAACCTTGCGTGACGAAAACGTTGAAGCTGCACGGTTGTACCGACGACGCGCCGACCGACACGGTCCGTTCGTTCTATGGCAGCGATTTGGCCGCGATCGCAACCCTTGAGTCGGAACGTCCCGAATGGGCAACACTGCTGTGCGAAGAGAGCTCGATCCGGGCCAGCGACGTGATTTGGGCTGTGCGAAATGAGATGGCGCGAACGGTCGAAGATGTACTCGCCCGACGAACACGCGTGTTGTTTTTGAACTCGCGAGCTGCGGTCGCGATCGCTCCCGTTGTGGCACGCTGGATGGCCGATGAATTAGGCTATGACGAATCGTGGTGCCAATCGCAGGTCACCGTATTCGGTCAAACCGCGCGACACTTTCAGTTGTCATCCGGGTAA
- a CDS encoding RNA polymerase sigma factor, which produces MNTLIEPSTPHSLLIAARQGQPEAWNRFVHLYGPLVYRWIRRSGFQSSDAADVTQDVLMSVSKDLASFDPSRADAKFRGWLWTITRRRIADFCRNRPTEHELGSGADRLPSPELSHDPPTDADLDRQTLLTQAVAIYRDRFDPKTWQAFWATVVEGREPDEVAQSLGVTRWTVYKARARILQRLRTELAGLIDVSNPSRRNG; this is translated from the coding sequence TTGAACACTCTGATCGAACCGTCCACGCCGCATTCGCTTTTGATCGCCGCTCGGCAAGGCCAACCCGAGGCGTGGAATCGTTTCGTGCACCTGTATGGGCCGCTGGTCTATCGTTGGATTCGCCGGTCGGGGTTCCAATCCAGTGATGCCGCCGACGTGACCCAAGACGTGTTGATGTCAGTGTCCAAGGATCTGGCCAGTTTTGATCCCTCTCGCGCCGACGCGAAATTTCGAGGCTGGCTTTGGACGATCACTCGTCGACGAATCGCCGATTTTTGTCGCAACCGACCGACCGAACACGAACTGGGTTCCGGCGCCGACCGCTTGCCTTCGCCCGAGCTTTCACACGATCCACCGACCGACGCCGATTTGGATCGGCAGACGTTGTTGACGCAAGCCGTCGCGATCTACCGCGACCGCTTCGACCCGAAGACTTGGCAAGCATTCTGGGCCACCGTTGTCGAAGGCCGCGAGCCTGACGAAGTTGCTCAGTCGCTGGGCGTGACGCGATGGACCGTTTACAAAGCGCGGGCTCGGATTCTCCAACGGCTGCGCACCGAGCTGGCCGGATTGATCGATGTGTCCAATCCCTCTCGAAGGAATGGGTAG